The following proteins come from a genomic window of unidentified bacterial endosymbiont:
- the rpsU gene encoding 30S ribosomal protein S21 — MPVIKVRENEPFDVALRRFKRSCEKAGILSEVRRREFYEKPTTERKRAKTAAVKRHIKKLARKNARHTRLY, encoded by the coding sequence ATGCCGGTAATTAAAGTCCGTGAAAATGAACCCTTCGACGTGGCCTTACGGCGCTTTAAGCGCTCGTGTGAAAAGGCTGGGATTCTGTCGGAGGTACGGCGCCGAGAATTCTATGAAAAACCCACCACTGAACGCAAGCGGGCCAAAACAGCCGCTGTCAAACGGCATATCAAAAAGCTAGCCCGCAAAAATGCCCGCCATACACGGTTATACTGA
- the rpoD gene encoding RNA polymerase sigma factor RpoD — translation MEQNPQSQLKLLVTRGKEQGYLTYAEVNDHLPEEIIDSDQIEDIIQMINDMGIQVLEEAPDVDDLLLADNVADEDVAEAAVQVLSSVESELGRTTDPVRMYMREMGTVELLTREDEIDIAKRIEEGINQVQCSVAEYPEAITYLLEQYDCVEAGRLRLPDLLIGFVDLQPEEEALEAKRSGSSPNLAESALSELESDDEVSESSEEDNTIDPEVARQKFAELRAQYHQTTQAIKTYGRDHASTSNEIQRLSEIFKHFRLVPRQFDRLVNSMREMMERVRSQEWIIMRLCVNECKMSKKYFIQHFTGQETNEAWVETALAPSNPWSASLSSKLDEIRQCLKKLSAIEEETYLTIEQIKKINRSMSIGEAKARRAKKEMVEANLRLVISIAKKYTNRGLQFLDLIQEGNIGLMKAVDKFEYRRGYKFSTYATWWIRQAITRSIADQARTIRIPVHMIETINKLNRISRQMLQEMGREPMPEELAERMAMPEDKIRKVLKIAKEPISMETPIGDDEDSHLGDFIEDSTLESPLDSATSESLKVAIRDVLSSLTRREAKVICMRFGIDMNTDHTLEEVGKQFVVTRERVRQIEAKALRKMRHPSRSEKLSDFLRS, via the coding sequence ATGGAACAAAATCCACAGTCACAACTCAAACTTCTTGTCACTCGAGGTAAAGAGCAGGGTTATCTAACCTATGCTGAGGTCAATGATCATCTGCCGGAAGAGATTATCGATTCCGATCAGATAGAAGATATCATCCAGATGATTAATGACATGGGGATCCAGGTGTTGGAAGAAGCACCGGATGTCGATGATCTACTGTTAGCGGACAATGTGGCTGATGAAGATGTGGCTGAGGCCGCTGTACAGGTGCTCTCCAGTGTCGAGTCGGAGCTGGGGCGTACCACCGATCCAGTGCGGATGTATATGCGGGAGATGGGGACAGTAGAACTGCTGACCCGTGAGGATGAGATTGATATTGCCAAGCGTATTGAAGAGGGCATCAATCAGGTGCAGTGCTCGGTTGCTGAGTATCCAGAGGCCATTACTTATTTGCTGGAGCAGTATGACTGTGTGGAAGCTGGCCGTCTGCGACTGCCTGATCTCCTAATTGGTTTTGTCGATCTACAACCCGAGGAAGAGGCGCTAGAGGCTAAGCGAAGCGGCTCTTCCCCCAATCTCGCAGAGAGTGCGTTGAGTGAGCTAGAGAGTGATGACGAAGTCTCTGAGAGTAGCGAAGAAGATAATACGATTGATCCTGAGGTAGCGCGCCAAAAATTTGCGGAGTTACGAGCACAATATCATCAAACGACACAGGCGATTAAAACGTATGGCCGTGATCATGCCTCGACCTCGAATGAGATCCAGAGACTGTCAGAGATTTTCAAACACTTTAGGCTAGTCCCGCGGCAGTTCGATCGGCTAGTCAACAGTATGCGCGAGATGATGGAGCGGGTACGTAGCCAAGAGTGGATCATCATGCGCCTCTGTGTTAACGAGTGTAAAATGTCTAAGAAATATTTTATTCAACATTTTACCGGCCAAGAGACCAATGAAGCGTGGGTAGAGACCGCGCTGGCACCCAGTAATCCCTGGTCAGCAAGCCTCTCTTCTAAATTGGATGAAATCCGTCAGTGTTTGAAAAAGTTGAGTGCGATTGAGGAAGAGACTTATTTAACCATTGAACAGATTAAAAAAATCAACCGTAGCATGTCCATTGGTGAAGCTAAAGCGCGGCGTGCCAAAAAAGAGATGGTTGAAGCCAATTTACGCTTAGTGATATCGATAGCTAAAAAGTACACCAACCGTGGATTGCAGTTCCTCGATCTGATTCAAGAGGGGAATATTGGCTTAATGAAAGCGGTTGATAAATTTGAGTATCGACGGGGCTATAAATTTTCAACCTATGCCACCTGGTGGATTCGCCAAGCGATTACCCGATCAATTGCGGATCAGGCACGCACCATTCGTATTCCGGTGCATATGATTGAAACCATTAATAAACTCAATCGTATTTCGCGACAGATGTTGCAGGAGATGGGGCGTGAACCGATGCCTGAGGAGTTAGCCGAGCGGATGGCCATGCCAGAAGATAAGATACGCAAAGTATTGAAAATTGCCAAAGAGCCGATTTCAATGGAAACCCCGATTGGGGATGATGAAGATTCTCATCTGGGGGATTTCATTGAAGATAGTACGCTAGAATCGCCTTTGGATTCAGCGACTTCTGAGAGCCTGAAAGTGGCGATACGGGATGTGCTTTCCAGCCTAACGCGGCGTGAAGCTAAGGTAATTTGTATGCGTTTTGGTATCGATATGAATACTGATCACACCTTAGAGGAGGTGGGTAAGCAGTTTGTCGTCACCCGCGAGCGGGTACGGCAGATTGAGGCCAAAGCCTTGCGTAAAATGCGTCACCCGAGCCGAAGTGAAAAGTTGAGTGATTTTCTAAGAAGTTAA
- a CDS encoding transposase → MKQQRKLGAHFFRDRSVPQLASELGISDNTLYGWRHTAKADKSFTRQPQCSEQALEIRRLKRKVIELEEDKLILKKVAALFSRESRRGSL, encoded by the coding sequence ATGAAGCAGCAGCGTAAACTCGGTGCGCATTTTTTCCGCGACAGATCTGTTCCCCAACTGGCTAGCGAGTTGGGAATCAGTGACAATACGTTGTATGGTTGGCGGCACACAGCCAAGGCTGATAAAAGCTTTACTCGCCAGCCACAATGCTCTGAGCAAGCGCTAGAGATAAGGCGTTTAAAGAGGAAGGTCATTGAATTAGAAGAAGATAAATTAATTTTAAAAAAAGTGGCAGCGCTCTTTTCCAGGGAAAGCAGGAGAGGTTCGCTATGA
- a CDS encoding IS3 family transposase, with product MILKQQAFHPFKRLCVLLSVSRRGFYAWLNRRPGQRGQEDKVLGERILALHLASRKTYGVRRIRVDLQAEQRYCGKERIAKLMKQLGIKAAATRQHQVTTDSNHRLPIAPNLLNRHFSPPGANQAWASDISTISTQTGFLYLATVIDLYSRMIVGWSLSGSLKTPLIIDALTMARTRRQPPTGLVIHSDRGSQYASALYQKTLKNYGMVCSMSSTGCCYDNAVMESFYHTLKVELIYTMKLMTEQQASNAIFDYIESFYNRQRRHSTLNYLSPMAYEVAA from the coding sequence ATGATACTGAAACAACAAGCTTTCCACCCATTTAAACGGCTATGTGTTTTATTATCAGTCAGTCGGCGCGGTTTTTACGCCTGGCTTAATCGCCGACCTGGCCAGCGTGGTCAGGAAGATAAAGTCTTAGGTGAACGCATTCTGGCGCTACATCTGGCCAGTAGAAAAACCTACGGTGTTCGACGAATCAGGGTTGATTTACAGGCTGAACAGCGCTATTGCGGCAAGGAGCGTATTGCTAAGTTGATGAAACAGCTGGGTATAAAAGCAGCAGCCACCCGTCAACATCAAGTGACGACGGACAGTAACCATCGGTTACCAATAGCTCCTAATTTGCTGAATCGACATTTTTCTCCACCAGGCGCTAATCAGGCTTGGGCCAGTGATATCAGCACTATTTCAACCCAAACGGGCTTTCTGTATTTGGCTACAGTGATTGACCTCTATAGCCGTATGATCGTTGGCTGGAGCCTAAGCGGTAGCCTTAAAACGCCATTAATAATCGATGCTCTGACCATGGCTAGGACTCGACGTCAGCCACCAACAGGATTGGTGATTCACTCTGACCGAGGGAGCCAGTATGCTAGTGCTCTGTATCAGAAAACACTTAAAAATTATGGTATGGTTTGCTCGATGAGCAGTACTGGATGCTGTTATGACAATGCCGTCATGGAAAGCTTCTATCACACACTTAAGGTAGAGCTTATCTATACCATGAAATTAATGACGGAACAGCAGGCATCTAACGCAATATTTGACTATATAGAATCGTTTTATAATCGTCAGCGTAGACATTCTACACTGAATTATCTTTCACCCATGGCTTATGAAGTAGCAGCGTAA
- the dnaG gene encoding DNA primase, with protein sequence MAGQIPRGFIDQLLSQTDLVEVVDARVKLKKQGKDYYARCPFHTEKSASFTVSGDKQFYHCFGCGANGNALGFLMALDKLSFPEAVEELALRAGLTVPRETTAAHLENRQPARQQLYQLLEQLAVYYQEALAQPSGQPVRDYLQRRGLTAAVIQRFRLGFADSGWERISRRFGGKAADRQLLSSAGMLVEDSQGRCYDRFRNRLLFPIRNARGQVIAFGGRVLDQGTPKYLNSPETQLFHKSRTVYGLYELRQLEPNPPQILVVEGYLDLLSLAQFGINHAVASLGTATTAEQIAQLLRITDTLIFCYDGDNAGREAAWRALETALPQLQDGVQLKFMFLPQGEDPDSLIQQRGVEAFQACLQQAEDLSSFLFSSLLQQVDLSTPDGRARLSARALPLLNRVPGEALRMSLREQLGSKLGLLDERQLERLLPKQSPPSALQYQPPRLKRTPMRLLVALLVQNPQLAQQVPETISTALSVQLPGLSLFKALLPYCRAHSEVTTGQLLGYWQSHRVFRQLETLAIWDHMIDHEHIAETFIDMLYHVYTQLIEQRMDQLIAKDRQAQLSQEERSEYVRLLAIAKKVDPLS encoded by the coding sequence ATGGCTGGCCAGATCCCTCGTGGGTTCATTGATCAACTATTATCGCAAACTGATCTCGTTGAGGTCGTGGATGCCCGGGTCAAGCTAAAAAAACAGGGTAAGGACTATTACGCGCGCTGTCCATTCCATACGGAGAAAAGTGCGTCGTTTACCGTGAGTGGTGACAAGCAGTTTTATCACTGTTTTGGGTGCGGTGCCAACGGCAACGCCCTCGGCTTTTTGATGGCGTTGGATAAACTCTCTTTCCCTGAAGCCGTGGAAGAGTTGGCATTACGAGCGGGTTTAACCGTCCCCAGGGAAACAACGGCGGCACACCTTGAAAACCGACAGCCAGCACGTCAACAGCTCTATCAGCTGCTAGAGCAACTGGCGGTCTACTACCAAGAGGCGCTGGCTCAGCCTTCAGGTCAGCCGGTCCGTGATTATTTACAGAGACGAGGCTTAACAGCAGCCGTGATACAACGGTTCAGGTTGGGGTTTGCTGATTCAGGGTGGGAGCGAATCAGTCGACGTTTTGGTGGTAAGGCTGCTGATCGCCAGCTATTAAGTAGCGCTGGAATGCTAGTAGAAGATTCTCAGGGGCGCTGTTATGATCGCTTCCGTAACCGGTTGCTATTTCCCATTCGTAATGCCCGCGGCCAGGTCATTGCCTTTGGGGGGCGAGTATTGGATCAAGGGACTCCAAAATACCTGAATTCGCCAGAGACCCAACTATTTCATAAAAGTCGCACGGTGTATGGTCTCTATGAACTACGACAACTAGAGCCTAATCCGCCGCAGATACTGGTCGTAGAGGGGTATCTGGATCTCCTCTCGCTGGCCCAATTTGGGATTAATCATGCCGTCGCCTCCTTGGGCACCGCGACCACTGCTGAACAGATAGCGCAACTACTACGCATCACGGATACATTAATTTTTTGTTATGATGGCGATAACGCGGGTCGTGAAGCGGCTTGGCGGGCGCTAGAGACCGCTTTACCACAGCTGCAGGATGGGGTGCAGCTAAAGTTTATGTTCTTACCTCAGGGGGAGGATCCGGATAGTTTGATCCAACAACGGGGCGTGGAAGCCTTTCAAGCTTGTCTGCAGCAGGCAGAAGATCTCTCCAGTTTTCTGTTTTCCAGCCTGTTGCAGCAGGTTGACTTGAGTACCCCGGATGGTCGTGCGCGACTCAGTGCCCGGGCACTGCCTTTGCTGAACCGCGTTCCAGGAGAAGCATTACGAATGTCCTTGCGGGAGCAGTTAGGGAGCAAACTAGGGCTGTTGGATGAGCGACAACTAGAACGGCTGTTACCAAAACAGTCACCGCCGTCTGCTCTTCAGTATCAACCGCCACGGCTGAAACGGACCCCGATGCGGCTGCTGGTAGCACTACTGGTTCAGAATCCCCAGTTAGCCCAGCAAGTGCCCGAGACAATTAGCACGGCACTCAGTGTCCAATTACCGGGGTTATCCCTGTTTAAGGCTCTGCTCCCCTACTGCAGGGCCCATTCTGAGGTGACAACGGGGCAGCTGCTGGGCTACTGGCAGTCGCATCGGGTGTTCAGACAGCTTGAAACGTTGGCTATTTGGGACCACATGATTGATCATGAGCATATTGCTGAGACTTTTATTGATATGCTTTACCATGTTTATACCCAATTAATTGAGCAGCGCATGGATCAGTTGATTGCTAAAGATCGCCAAGCGCAGTTAAGTCAGGAGGAACGAAGTGAGTATGTCCGATTGCTAGCCATCGCTAAAAAAGTCGATCCACTATCATAA
- the istB gene encoding IS21-like element helper ATPase IstB, with amino-acid sequence MQLASLLPRLKLEHLGAALDTLCEQAAKDDLGYREFLERALATEWQGRHQKGLESRLKQARLPWIKTLEQFDFSFQPGIDRKVIRELAGLRFVERNENVILLGPPGVGKTHLAIALGVKAATASHRLLFMPLDRLISALIKAKQENRLERQLQQLCYARVLILDEFGYLPMNREEASLFFRLLSRRYEKASIILTSNKSFIDWGELFGDQVLATAILDRLLHHSTTINIKGESYRLKEKRKAGLLSVSSQLELTSEEEIRSKK; translated from the coding sequence ATGCAACTGGCCAGCCTATTACCACGATTAAAGCTAGAGCACCTTGGAGCAGCGTTAGATACCCTCTGTGAGCAAGCGGCAAAGGATGATTTGGGTTATCGAGAATTTTTAGAACGGGCCTTAGCGACTGAGTGGCAAGGACGGCATCAGAAAGGGCTGGAATCCCGTTTAAAGCAAGCCCGGTTACCCTGGATTAAAACGCTTGAGCAATTTGATTTCAGCTTTCAGCCTGGAATTGATAGGAAGGTGATCCGAGAGCTAGCAGGGCTTAGGTTCGTAGAGCGTAACGAAAATGTGATTTTGTTGGGCCCTCCAGGTGTAGGTAAAACGCATTTAGCAATTGCCTTAGGGGTTAAAGCCGCCACTGCAAGCCACCGGTTACTGTTCATGCCACTAGATCGGTTAATTAGTGCTCTGATAAAGGCCAAGCAAGAAAATCGGTTAGAGCGCCAGCTCCAGCAGCTCTGCTATGCCAGAGTGCTGATATTGGATGAGTTCGGCTATCTACCGATGAATCGTGAAGAGGCCAGCCTATTTTTCAGGTTACTCAGCAGGCGCTATGAAAAAGCCAGCATCATCCTAACGTCTAATAAAAGTTTCATAGACTGGGGAGAACTGTTTGGGGATCAGGTATTAGCTACCGCTATTCTAGATCGGCTGTTACATCACTCAACGACAATCAATATCAAGGGAGAGAGCTATCGACTAAAAGAAAAACGCAAAGCGGGACTGTTGTCAGTGAGTTCCCAGCTAGAGCTGACCTCTGAAGAGGAAATTAGGTCAAAAAAATGA